The Loxodonta africana isolate mLoxAfr1 chromosome 14, mLoxAfr1.hap2, whole genome shotgun sequence DNA window aattaaattttaattcatttatttttaatctttctaattttaaaTTGAGTGTTGTTCCTTGCTAGAGACACCGAATACTTTTCCCATATATTTTTTAGCCACTGGTGGTATTTTTGTGGGGATTTGTTGTTTCAGTCCTTGGCACTTAGCCTGATAAAGTTCCCATGTTTGATTATTGTATGTTAGATATGTGGAAGTGCTTGTTAATAGGAAGTTTTATTTGATGGTCTGCGGATGAATCATCTTTATGGTATTAATAAAGGTCTTTGAATAAAATCTTTTATTGGGGGAACTGAGCTAGGAGCCATTTAACCCTAAAGCAGTTTCCTGCCTAGAGAGGCAGTGCTTTGTAATGGGCAGTGTCATGGGCTTTAGAGCCAAATTGCCTGGGCTTGAGTCCCCTTTCTGTCATTTGTTAGGATGTTGGATGAgtgcctcatttttctcatctgttagaTGGGTGCGATGGTAATGATAATTACATATGTGCCTCATCAGGCTTTTTCTGATGAATAAAAGTATGAAGTGCCTAAAACAGCCTGTAATAAGAACTGTATatgtgttttggttttattgttttttgaTGACAATATAGtaagaaaaaaggcagaaaagctaGTAGAACAGGTTGATTCTTTTATAAAATGTGTAAAAGTATTaacctccttctttttttttttcctcccgtTTAGGTGTGACGTGTTTCTCTTATTTTACAAATACGTTCATTGTTGTTTCTCTGTCATATATTTTGACACAAAGTAATATTGTACTTGGAAGTCGGCCTTTGCAAATCTTATGTTGTGGCATCATAGGTCTTGCAACAATCATTCCAGTGCTGTCTTACTTGATTACAAGCGCCTATGTCATCCGGTTGTATCATGAGGCCACAACAGACACTTATAAAGCCATTACTTATAATTTTGTGCTGTCAGAAACAAGTACAGAGTTTCACCGGAATGATGTAAAGATTGTAAACAGCACAGATGCGTTTACCACATTTTATGCTAAAACAAAATCATTATTTGTTAATCCAGCGCTCTTTCCAAACCCTGAAGACTATAACCATCTAATGGGTTATGACAAACCCGTTCACTTTCGGTATGGAAGAAGCTAGTGAAAAGGAACAGCTAAGAGATGAGAAGTGAGTCTATCATTTGTATGTCTGTGCTTACCTGTGATTTATCTTTCAATGTACAATAATAAAATTGCCATTACTTTTGTATCTGTCAGTGTCTGATTgctaaaacacttggaaactgtatCAAACAGACCTTAGAATTAATTTTCAGTGAATGATGATCGTTTACAATAAAATAGGCTGTATTTGAAAAGCAAAGCATACgttattctatttctttttaaaaaagtacatgAATATGTATGTACATGCTGGTGTATACCTGGATAATTTTATAAACGCTGTATATAGTAAGCGTGGTTGCCTCTAAGCCAGGGGATCGTAAGTCAGAAGTAAACTGGAGAGTTAGCTTTTTCTTAGTGTTTGGATTTTTTCTAACTATAGATACTATCTTTTCCcacattaaaaaacattttttttaatttacaaattaCGGGAAGTAATATTAATCTGTCTGCTTTGGTTCACAATACAAGTTTTTGCCTAATTCCTCTGGCACGGTTGCCCATAGTGTTACCAGGTGGAAACTCCAGGTTCTTGCGTGAcatgactcgtattggccaataaacaagacCTTGAGGTAGGAGAACAGGAAAGgtacctttattttgttgtataaGAAAAAAGAGTCAGTTGGAGcagctgctgccaagactgctggccaagggtgggcaggcaagttacttttaaaggggtttacaagtagggacaTCATACAAGTTAAATCAGCAACAGTCTTAATCTTACTATGTGAGtgcaacaacaccaaaaaaaatgTTGGTGCAACAGGGTTTACAAATTACCTCCAAggaaaagcaggattcaaatgcaaagcagGGGGGAAGGGACAAGCCTAACAAAGGAAACAGAATTTTTCAATACAGCACTGTGGAAGAGGAAGCTAGGCaagaaaacatgatttttaatacAGCACTGTAGGGGCTCTGTCTGAATAGTAAGAATGTTCACGTGCAATTGAACGTGTGGTTAGGGGAAATGGTGATCTAAGTAGTGTCAGTGGTCCCATTTGTCCCTCTATTTGCCCTCTTCTTGGTGTTCCCTATCAGAGTAGAAAAGTCGTTTGTACTAAATAGATGGACAGTACCTTTATAAAACAGTAATTTTATTCGAACTTTGCCAAGCACTTGGATTTTAAGCTTTGCACCTCTAATTGTAAACGGAAAGTTTATTCTTGTGAAAGATTTTCAGCCATTTGGAAGGAATAGGCGACAAACTGTGCTATTTATatcattaggtttttttttttttgagtgcctGGAGCGtgccattctggttgtacttcttccgaccgaatgctccttagaagcaaggatagtgagactgcgtcctacatacttcggacatgttgtcaggagggatcagtccctggagaaggatgtcatgcttggcaaagtacagggctagcggaaaagaggaagaccctgaatgaggtggattgacacggtggctgcaacaatgagctcaagcataacaacaattttaaggatggtgcaggactgggcattgttttgttctgttgtgcatagggtcgctatgagtcggaatcgactcaacagcacctaacaacaacagtgtgtcAGGTACTGTGCTGCTTGCCAGAGTCACGGTTAAGAAAAAAACACCCAGTGTTTATGGAGCTGCCTGACGTCTCCTATGGCCAGCCATGATGGCGAACTTAATCTTCACATCTCGTGTGTGTATGAGGGAGGGTGCCGGGGAAGCTGCAGGGCATCACTAGTTTGTAGGGAAGGATCGTTTGAGTCTGAGGCTGCTAGAAGCTTATTCACAGGGCACAGCTTGAAGCAGAAAAGTGTTTGCCATCAGCCTCCTTTAACCTGAGACTTAGAGCCCACCCTTCATTAAAAAAAGCCAAATAGACTCTCAGAAGTCCCTCCCTTATTCCTTGAGTGCTGACTCTGAACTCATGTCCCGCCCTCCCTGCCTGTTCCTCCTAAGTAATGCAGACATCCTAACAATCCTTTCTTAAATATCTAATTTTGTAACTGTTCAAGATAAGGACATCTTAAAAAACATAACCACAGTATCATCCATTATATCCTAAAAACATTCCTGATGTTATCAAATATTCAATATGTTCAAATTTTCAATCgttacataatttttaaaaatattttgggtcaaggtctgtcttaggctgggttctactGTACAAATGGCGTAGGGGCGGCATCTGacctaacttcacaagggagaaggagaatgaagatcaatagcccaaggctgagtcctctgaggtggagatcagacatgccttctctctccaccatctttaccaattctgaaacCAACCGCACCTCCCACAGTGCTCTCTATTTCTCTGTTGGGCTTAATAactcattacaatggccacacagaactcacagataatactcatggttaatggggtttattagggaagtaataggttccAATTCAGGTTGGGACACttgggatacagttcttccatcaggacagcccaTTTTCAGCTATGCTTGCAAGCGtacctctctctctgtccctgggcctcagccctgctcaggcaagtgttacaaagctcttttagcccctgccagtaagtgccctgaggcaccccgggcactcagctttctagcttcttgggccaggaagcccactgtgtgatctgccggtctctcctgccacttcCTGTTTTCAGggttacagttctctctctgtctcctggtttcaGGAACTTCTCAGGgtagggatctcaggtccaaaggatgtgctttctgctcctggctgttcttccttgatggtggtaggatcctctttTTCCCACGTCtggaatggcaaaactggccagtccctttggtgggccacaattatcctatttgcacagtcccacccagtcacttgggtaggagttacaagaccatggagaGAATGGCCACACAAAAGCAGTCCATTgctctaccaggtgctccttggaaactctatgaggcagctatagggtcactatgagttgaaatcaactcgacagcaacgggtttttttttttttttttttttttaacatatatatatattaggctgggtctctagagaagcaaaaccagtaaattgtataaatatatactgagagatttatatcaaagaaatggctcatgggattgtagaggctggaacatcccaagtctgtgcataaggatagaggcttctcctgattcacatagctgtaggagctggggaacccaagatcagcaggttggagagcagggctttgctcgcaggctgtgaaaatggatgaatcctaagatcagcagataagctgatagctcaagtcccaagaacctgaggtcaggtgaacaggaggcagctgcaggatccagagtgagcaaaaaggcagaacgtctgcttatattcggatggaggccacacccccaagaaaactccctttcaactgattggctactcacagcagatcccatcatgggagtgatcacatataaacactgagaatcatggcccaaccaagctgacacacaatcttaaccatcacagtgtgtgtgtgtatatatatatatgtgtatgtatatatatgtatatttagagagagagagacagatttccatcaaggaattggctcacatggttgtagagcctggaaagttccaagtctgcaggtcaggtgccaggctggaggcttctcctcactCATGTACCTgaaggggctgacaaaccccaaattggcaggtcagatggcaggcttctggctcacaggctgcagaggctgatgaatccaagatcatcaggtaagacagcaggccgCAGGCTCAAGTttcaagaaccggaggtcagatgatgacaagctgaatgcaggatccaaagcagagcaaaagccagcaagctttgccagaaagtccagatatattggatgcaggccacacctccaaggaaactccttttcagcgGATTGGCTGCTTCATAGCCAatcttatcatggaggtgattatatcagaGCTCATCATACAgatgattatatcattacatagctgccaaactacatcataacagcCAGACCACTGACACACAACCATTTCACCATCCAAATATGGTTTACGCATTGCGATTTTGAAATGTCTTTTAAGACTCTTCCGATCTATGGGCCCTCTATTTctttactctgtgtgtgtgtgttttcctcgCAAATGAAGAAACTTGAGTTGTTTGTTCTTTAGATCTTATGATCTAGACTTTTCTGATTGCATTCCTATGGTATTGTTTAACGTGTTCCTCTGACTTCTGTATCTCCAGTAAATTTGTAGTTGTATCTTGAGGCTTTCTGAGATTCAGGCTTGATTACTCTGGACAAGGCTACTTCATAGatgatattgtttgttttagCTACCTATTGCTTAATAACAAATTACCCTAAGAACTTAGaggtttaaaacaacaataaacatttatagtATTGCACAATGAGTATAGGTGAGGTATTCAGGAGTGGCTTAGCTGGGAGGTTCTAGCTCAGGGTATCGGATGAGGCAGTAGCCAAGATGCTTGTGTTGCTGCTATCTAAAGGCTTGACTGAGGCAGGAGGACATGCTTCCAAGAGGGGTCACAACAGCCAAGTTGGTGCTGGCTTTTGGCTGGAGGCCTCAGTTTCTCACTATGTGGATCACTCTTTAGGGCTGCTTGTTTCTCCCAGAGCAGGTGATCCAAAGGAGAGCAAGCTGAAAGCCACAATACATTTTATGACTACCCTgttatcatacaatattttattGGTTACACAGTCAGCTTCATTCACTGTGGGAGGGGactacacaattttttttaaggatcATTGGGAGTATCTTGGAGACGAGCTACCACGATGTTCCTCCATCGGGAGGTTCAGAGGTCTTTTTATCTTTCTCTTTGTGATGATAGCAACCCTGGAGGCTCAATGCCTAGATTGCCTGATtcactaaaaacaacaacaaaaaaatttttgttttttttttagttaattcaCTAGGTGTTGCAAAATGGTTGTATTCTATTATCCCTTTTTTATTTATCAGGTGGAATACTTCTATAGGTAGAAGAGTACAAGAAAGTAAGAAAAACTTTCCCCTCTCTACTGTTTGATTGCTTAATAGTTCAATTTGTGTAGAAAAGTCAGGATAAATGCTTGATTCTCTCCCTTTATTTATCAGTTTTCAAAATAGGATAGGTTTCCTAAGATCATCTGACAATGACCAattagacttttaaaaaattactgtgtGCTTGTGAATTTAAACGTATTCGGTGCGTCTTAATTCATTGCAGTTAttattaacccattgctgttgagtagattccgaatagtgaccctataggacagagtagaactgccccatagggtttccaaggagtagctggtggatttgaactgccgatctttttttggttagcggccatagctcttaaccaccgcaccaccactGTGGTAGGCTGGATAATGGCCCCCCAAGATGTTCGTGTTTAAATCTCTGGCcccttatatggcaaaaggaactttgcagatgtgattaagttaaggatcttgaggtgggaagattatcctggattatacTAGTAGATCAGTGTAATTAATTACAGGAGTCCTCGTAAGAGAGAGACAAGAGATTAGAGGAAAAGGTGATAGGATGGTGGAAGTAGAGATTGGAATGATGTGCCTTGAAGAAGGAGGAACGGACTATAAGACAGGGAATGTAGGTGGCCACTAAAAGctgataaaggaaaggaaaaaattctCCCCTGAGTCTCTAGAAGTAACCAGCTCTGATAACTTTAGTGAAACTCATTtttgacttctgacctccagaggtataaaagaatttgttgttgttaggcgcaattgagttgattctgactcatagcgaccctacgtaccacagaacgaaacactgcccagtcctgcgccattcttacaattgttcttatgctttagcctattgttgcagccactgcgtcaatccatctcgttgagggtcttcctcttttccactgaccctgatgtccttctccacggactatccctcccgacaacatgtccgaagtatgtaagacgcagtctcaccatccttgattctaaggagcattctggttgtacttcttccaagacagattagttcattcttttggcagtccatggtatattcaatattctttgccagcaccacaattcaaaggcatcagttcttctttggtcttctgtattcattgtccagctttcacatgcatatgatgcaattgaaaataccatggcttgggtcaggtgcaccttagtcttcaaggtgacatctttgtttttcagcactttaaagaggtattttgcagcagatttacccaatgcaatgcgtcttttgatttcttgacttctgcttccaagggtgttgattgtggagccaagtacaatgaaatcctggacaacttcaatcttttctctgtttatcatgatgttgcttattggtccagttgtgaggacttttgttttctttatgttgaggtgtaatccatgctgaaggctgtggtctttattagtaagtgcttcaagtcctcttcacttccagcaagcaaggttgtgtcatctgtataacgcaggttgttaatgagttttcctccaatcctgatgcccggttcttcttcatatagtctagccttttggattatttgctcagcatacaggttgaataagacccaaaaccaaacccactgcaatcaagtcgattccaaaacAGATTGAGTAGgcgtggtgaaaggatataaccttgatgcacacctttcctgactttaaaccactcggcatccccttgttctgtctgaacatctgcctcttgatctatgtgcaggttcctcatgagcacaattgttttggaattcgcattcttcgcaatgttatccataatttgttatgatccccacagttgCATGCCTtgtagtcaataagacacagataaacatccttctggtattctctgctttcagccaggatccatctgacatcagcaatgatatccctggttccacgtcctcttctgtatccggcttgaatttctggcagttccctgtcaatatactgctacagccgcttttgaatgatcttcagcaaaattttgcttgtgtgtggtattaatgatattgtcctataagttctgcattcagttggatcacctttcttgggaataggcataaatatggatctcttccagtccgttggccaggtagctgtctttcaaatttcttggcatagacgagtgagcacttccagcgctgcatccttttggtgaaacacctcaattaatattctgtcaattcctagagccttgtttttgccaaagccttcagtgcagcttggacttcttccttcagtaccatcggatcctgatcatatgctacctcttgaaatggttgaacctcgactaattctttttggtataatgaccctgtgtattccttccatcttcttttgatgcttcctgtgtcatttaatattttccccgtggaatccttcactatcgaaacttgaggcttgaattttttcttcagttcttttagcttgagaaacgctgagcgtgttcttcccttttggttttccatctccagctctttgcacatgtccttataatactttactttgtcttctcaagccaccctttgaaatcttgtgttcagttattttacttcatcatttcttccttttgctttagctgctcaacgttcgagagcaagtttcagagtctcctctgacacccgtcttggtcttttctttcttttcaattacctcttgctttcttcacgtctgatatccttgatgtcatttcttgtttggtcttcggtcattagtgttcaatgcgtcaaatctattcttgagttgacgtctaaattcaggtgggatatactaaaggtcgtattttggctctcggggACTTGATAAGAGAATATATTTGCATTGtattaagccactaagtttgttacagcagcaataggaaactgatACACCCATCTTTGGTCAATGGGGCCCTCTTCGAATTGGCTATCTAATATGATAAAATGTTCTAGGCTCATCTTATACATATTCTGCCCCAGACATGGAATCAGCTGTTTCCCCAAGGAGTCCTGGTTCCTTTTAGTTGGCAATGATATTTTGAGACTACATTCTAggtttttgccttttttagaAATGGAAGAGTGGCTGGCACAGATCTGTACCTTTTACCATCATATGATTAATTTCCTCTTAACTTTCGATTTTTAGGCCCCAACTAGATATAGAGTTATGCCATTTTTGGCTACTAATTTTTTTAACCTCAAAACTATATCCTATAAAGGAATTTCAAGTAGCAAAGCATATAAAGGATCAGCTACTTTTCTAAAATGGAGTGAAAGgtttgaaatgaaatgcatattgCATACAAAATAATGGCCATTATGAGGACTCAAA harbors:
- the LOC100656288 gene encoding LOW QUALITY PROTEIN: transmembrane protein 70, mitochondrial (The sequence of the model RefSeq protein was modified relative to this genomic sequence to represent the inferred CDS: inserted 2 bases in 1 codon), translating into MLLLQLGGRWATGLRLAGKRAAPWASAAFRDPKAAALWVASCSGPLAPVRCGRAGLPAPAQKPVCWEGCVRCLHAQLEKSEDGRLIYTGHQARAVFGVTCFSYFTNTFIVVSLSYILTQSNIVLGSRPLQILCCGIIGLATIIPVLSYLITSAYVIRLYHEATTDTYKAITYNFVLSETSTEFHRNDVKIVNSTDAFTTFYAKTKSLFVNPALFPNPEDYNHLMGYDKXPFTFGMEEASEKEQLRDEK